The genome window CGAGGTGCAGGACGACGTCGTGTCCGCGCGCGACGCGCGCGGCCGCGGCGGGGTCCCGGAGGTCGACGCGCTCGAAGCGGTAGCGCCCCTCGACGACGGCGAGGTTCTCGAGGGCTCCGTTGGAGAGGTCGTCGGCGACCGTGACGTCGGCCTTGCCGGCCGCCAGGAGCAGTTCGACGAGGTGGCTGCCGATGAAGCCGGCGCCCCCCGTCACGAGCACGCGTCGTCCGTCCCAGAAGCTCATGCGTCCTCCTGCGTCCAAAGTCTCAGCGCGGAGCCGACGCGCTCGAGCGCGCAGGCGGCGAAAGGGAAGACGAGCGGCATCAGCGGCACGCGGTAGCGGATCACCGCCCAGAACACCATGTAGGTGAAGGTCACCGCCCCGAGGACGGACGCCGGCACCCAGCAGGCGGGGCGGCGCGCGCAGCCGAGGAGTAGGCCGATGAGCGCGAGCGGCAGGATCCAGCCGTCGGAGAGCAGGCTCGCCCACTGGATGAGGCGGTAGGAGGTCCCGTAGTCGCGGGGGTAGGGATAGAGCCGCCAGAGCTTGAGGAAGCTCCCGCCGAGACGCTTCGCGAAGCCCGCGGGATGGGCGCGGATCCAGTCCAGGGCCGCGCGGTAGAAGAGCGCGTCCTTGTCTTCCTCGCTGAGCTTCACCGCGGCCTGCGCCGTGGCGTCGGCCCGAAGGTATGCCTGCTCCCCCGGCGTCCCGGCGGCGTCGTCGGGGACGATGAAGCCGATGTAGATGTGGTTGCCGCCGCCGTTGATGCCGGGGATGAAGCGGTGGAAGACGCTCGCGTTGCGCAGCGGCCAGAGCGCGAAGAGCGCGACGTAGGCCGCGAGGAAGAGTCCGGCCCCGCGCCGCAGGTCCAGCGAGCGCGAGCGCCCGACGAGGACGGCGGCCGCGGCGGCCGCGAGGCCCGCGGGCAGGAAGGCGGAGTTCGTCAGGGGATTGAGCGCCCAGATTGCGCCGGCCAGCAGCCAGCGCGGCGCGCCGGCCGTTCTCCACCCGCGCCGTCCCTTCGGCGCTCCGGGGCGCTGAAGGGGCCAGAGGTCCTTGAAGTCCAGCGCATCGAGCAGCAGCCAGACGCTCCACGCCAGCAGGAACGCCTGGAAGGTCTCCCGCCGCGGCAGCGCCGTGTAATAAAGCAGCTGCGGATGGAACGCGGCCATGAGCGCGGCGAGCCAGGCGCAGCGCGGCCCGAAGAGGCGCAGGCCGAGCAGCCAGACCAGCCAGACCGTGAGGACGCCCAGCAGGCAGTGAAGCGCGAGGACCGCGCGGTAGCGCGGCCCGCTCACGGCGTAGAGCCCGGCGAGCACGAGCGGGTAGCCCGGCTCGCGCATGGCGGTGAGGCGGCCCTCGAGGTCCCGCAGGGTCCCGTCCTGGAGGAGGGTCCCGGCCAGGTGATGGTACATGTCGAGGTTCGGGACGCCGCCGTCGGGCAGGCCCTGGGGGAAGAGGACG of Elusimicrobiota bacterium contains these proteins:
- a CDS encoding glycosyltransferase family 39 protein, with product MSTRRWLLLLLAAALAARVLFCVLFPQGLPDGGVPNLDMYHHLAGTLLQDGTLRDLEGRLTAMREPGYPLVLAGLYAVSGPRYRAVLALHCLLGVLTVWLVWLLGLRLFGPRCAWLAALMAAFHPQLLYYTALPRRETFQAFLLAWSVWLLLDALDFKDLWPLQRPGAPKGRRGWRTAGAPRWLLAGAIWALNPLTNSAFLPAGLAAAAAAVLVGRSRSLDLRRGAGLFLAAYVALFALWPLRNASVFHRFIPGINGGGNHIYIGFIVPDDAAGTPGEQAYLRADATAQAAVKLSEEDKDALFYRAALDWIRAHPAGFAKRLGGSFLKLWRLYPYPRDYGTSYRLIQWASLLSDGWILPLALIGLLLGCARRPACWVPASVLGAVTFTYMVFWAVIRYRVPLMPLVFPFAACALERVGSALRLWTQEDA